In Pseudomonas sp. R76, one genomic interval encodes:
- a CDS encoding DUF6279 family lipoprotein — MLRRLKLMVVLLTLSLVLAGCNRVGLAYRNLDVIIPWTLNDYLDMNAGQKSWFNDTLKEHLAWHCTTQLPGYLDWLDRLQQMVDNNQVTDAALQARTVEAKQAIAEMAREITPSAIQLLQGLDDQQVKEMSDALAKDLRKRQDEYLKPPLEQQIKERAQRMSKRLDAWIGPLSASQQNRVTAWSIALGEQNEQWIGNRARWQTQFIAAVQQRKNADFPQKIQQLLVDRESLWTPDYKVAYAQTEAAARSLIVDLMAESTVQQRLKLTQKIDSVRSDFKALKCLKAATQ, encoded by the coding sequence ATGCTGCGTCGGCTCAAACTAATGGTGGTATTGCTGACCCTGAGCCTGGTGCTCGCCGGCTGCAATCGTGTGGGCCTGGCCTACCGCAATCTGGATGTCATTATCCCCTGGACACTCAACGACTACCTGGACATGAACGCCGGGCAGAAGAGCTGGTTCAACGACACACTCAAGGAGCACCTGGCCTGGCACTGCACCACGCAATTGCCGGGCTACCTCGATTGGCTTGATCGCCTGCAACAGATGGTCGACAACAATCAGGTCACGGACGCCGCGTTGCAGGCCCGTACCGTCGAAGCCAAGCAAGCAATTGCCGAGATGGCCCGCGAGATCACACCATCGGCCATTCAATTGCTGCAAGGTTTGGACGATCAGCAGGTCAAGGAAATGAGCGACGCTCTGGCCAAGGACTTACGCAAGCGTCAGGACGAATACCTCAAGCCGCCTCTGGAGCAGCAGATCAAGGAACGTGCCCAGCGCATGAGCAAACGCCTGGACGCCTGGATCGGCCCGCTCAGTGCCAGCCAGCAAAACCGCGTCACCGCCTGGTCTATTGCCCTGGGTGAACAAAACGAGCAGTGGATCGGCAACCGTGCCCGCTGGCAGACGCAGTTCATCGCCGCAGTGCAGCAGCGCAAAAACGCCGACTTCCCGCAAAAAATCCAACAATTGCTGGTAGACCGTGAAAGCCTATGGACGCCGGATTACAAGGTTGCCTATGCCCAGACGGAAGCGGCGGCACGCAGCCTGATTGTCGATCTGATGGCGGAAAGTACCGTGCAACAACGGCTAAAGCTGACTCAGAAAATCGACAGCGTGCGCAGCGATTTCAAGGCGCTCAAATGCCTGAAGGCCGCCACCCAATAA
- a CDS encoding transcriptional regulator, with protein sequence MTTYNWDLIERLLHEVQNGEGSFAPRKYAEQEAAEKATAGESTGNLDTLKKTAADYEALLFKRGFIESRPEEEGGNGENFILTARGAQLLALIDSSIPGDDHPRQVLDDQADALEPATFDEVASKAQIA encoded by the coding sequence ATGACGACTTACAACTGGGATTTGATCGAACGGCTGCTGCATGAAGTGCAGAACGGCGAAGGCAGCTTTGCCCCGCGTAAATACGCTGAGCAGGAGGCGGCTGAGAAGGCCACGGCGGGTGAATCCACCGGTAACCTGGATACGCTGAAAAAGACCGCTGCGGATTACGAGGCGCTACTGTTCAAGCGTGGGTTTATTGAATCGCGCCCGGAAGAAGAGGGCGGTAATGGTGAGAATTTCATCCTGACCGCTCGCGGCGCACAACTGCTGGCGCTGATTGATAGCTCCATTCCGGGCGATGATCACCCGCGCCAGGTGCTGGATGACCAGGCGGACGCGCTGGAGCCGGCGACGTTTGATGAAGTGGCCTCGAAGGCGCAAATTGCCTAA